One region of Malania oleifera isolate guangnan ecotype guangnan chromosome 6, ASM2987363v1, whole genome shotgun sequence genomic DNA includes:
- the LOC131158273 gene encoding protein NRT1/ PTR FAMILY 1.2-like, with translation MKAASSEEMTGEEQRVSGPSKGGFRTMPFIIVNEAFEKVASYGLMPNMIFYLMKGYHIQAANGTSILFLWSALSNGLAIVGAFLSDSYLGRFMVIALGSFSSLLGMTLLWLTAMIPQLKPPPCVLPTGSCASASPAQLAFLLFSFGLMSVGAGCIRPCSIAFGADQLTKKDKPNNEGLLQSFFNWYYASIGISTILALTVIVYIQEHLGWKLGFGVPAILMVFSTLMFLLGSSLYVKVKADKSLISGFIQVFVAAFKNRKLSFPSKNSDFHHGEELKLTAPTDKLRFLNKACIIRNPEKDLNPDGSASNPWKLCTIDQVETLKALIRVLPIWSTGIMILISMNQHSFSTLQASIMDRHITSKFQIPAGSFSVFTVLAVTIWVAFYDRALVPLLAKYAGKPHGLSANVRIGIGLLISTAAMAVSAIQENIRRRVAIEQGLADKPRAVMDMSAMWLVPQYFMFGLAEAFNAVGQIDFFYSQFPKSMSSLAMALFTLGMAVANLVGSLLVKIVDKATSKGGKESWVSNNLNKGHLDYYYWFITAMCVVNFGYFLFCCWAFAPCEDKKTQATVGEGQNEEDASSYQRTLSH, from the exons ATGAAGGCTGCATCTTCAGAAGAGATGACAGGAGAAGAGCAGAGGGTTTCAGGGCCAAGCAAGGGAGGTTTTAGGACCATGCCCTTCATCATAG TGAATGAGGCATTTGAGAAGGTTGCGAGCTACGGGTTGATGCCAAACATGATATTCTACTTGATGAAGGGGTACCACATCCAGGCCGCCAACGGGACGAGCATTCTCTTCCTGTGGTCTGCCCTTTCCAATGGGTTGGCCATCGTGGGGGCCTTCTTATCTGATTCTTACTTGGGTCGCTTCATGGTCATCGCTCTCGGCTCTTTCTCTAGCCTTCTC GGCATGACACTTCTATGGTTAACAGCAATGATCCCACAGTTAAAGCCTCCTCCTTGTGTCCTTCCTACGGGCAGCTGCGCCTCTGCATCACCCGCTCAGCTTGCTTTCTTACTCTTCTCGTTTGGGCTAATGTCTGTAGGAGCTGGGTGCATCAGACCATGCTCCATAGCCTTTGGTGCAGACCAACTGACCAAAAAAGACAAACCCAATAATGAAGGCCTCCTGCAGAGCTTCTTCAACTGGTACTATGCATCAATTGGAATTTCAACGATCCTTGCACTGACAGTTATAGTTTATATTCAAGAACATTTGGGATGGAAACTGGGTTTTGGAGTTCCCGCAATTCTGATGGTTTTTTCAACTCTTATGTTCTTGTTGGGCTCCTCTCTTTATGTCAAAGTGAAGGCGGACAAGAGCTTGATTTCTGGTTTCATTCAAGTTTTTGTGGCTGCCTTCAAGAACAGAAAACTCTCTTTTCCTTCCAAGAATTCAGATTTCCACCATGGCGAAGAGTTAAAACTCACTGCTCCAACAGACAAACTAAG GTTTCTTAACAAGGCTTGCATCATTAGAAATCCGGAAAAGGACTTAAACCCGGATGGATCAGCTTCAAATCCATGGAAACTCTGCACCATAGATCAAGTAGAAACACTCAAGGCTCTAATTAGAGTTTTACCCATATGGTCTACAGGCATCATGATCCTAATTAGTATGAACCAACATTCATTTTCCACTCTCCAAGCAAGCATCATGGATCGGCACATCACCTCGAAGTTCCAAATTCCAGCAGGGTCATTCTCTGTGTTCACAGTCCTCGCAGTAACTATATGGGTTGCCTTCTACGATCGTGCACTAGTCCCACTACTTGCAAAATATGCTGGAAAGCCCCATGGGCTTAGCGCGAATGTGCGAATAGGAATTGGCTTACTGATATCTACTGCAGCCATGGCTGTTTCTGCAATCCAGGAGAACATAAGGAGGAGAGTGGCAATCGAACAAGGCTTGGCAGATAAGCCAAGGGCAGTCATGGACATGTCTGCTATGTGGCTAGTTCCACAATATTTCATGTTTGGCTTGGCAGAGGCTTTTAATGCAGTTGGGCAGATTGATTTTTTCTACTCTCAGTTTCCTAAGAGCATGTCAAGCCTTGCAATGGCTCTCTTCACACTGGGAATGGCTGTTGCAAACTTGGTGGGGAGTCTTCTGGTGAAGATCGTTGATAAGGCTACATCAAAGGGAGGAAAAGAAAGTTGGGTATCGAATAACCTTAACAAGGGTCACTTGGATTATTACTATTGGTTTATTACAGCGATGTGCGTGGTTAATTTTGGGTATTTTCTTTTTTGTTGTTGGGCATTTGCGCCTTGTGAGGACAAGAAGACCCAGGCCACGGTGGGTGAAGGACAGAATGAAGAAGATGCGTCTAGCTATCAAAGAACACTTTCACATTGA